Proteins from a genomic interval of Psychrobacter urativorans:
- a CDS encoding ABC transporter permease, whose translation MDWNWQVIFDHIPDLLGGAVLTVQLVVISGIIGLFFGLILAQLRLSKSWAVQVLPFSYIFFFRGTPLLVQIFLIYYGLGQFEAVRNSFLWEPVLSQAYWCAIIAFTLNTSAYLAEIIRGAIQAIPIGELEAADAIGMSKWQKLTRITLPRAFGIVIPAYSNEVIFMLKGSALASTIALMDITGVARTISARTYTLMELFFAAGIVYLLLSWVILFSFRLFEKKMNRYTTYVPPDVTTHTIP comes from the coding sequence ATGGATTGGAATTGGCAGGTTATTTTTGATCATATCCCAGATTTATTAGGTGGTGCGGTGCTAACCGTACAGCTGGTGGTTATCTCCGGCATTATTGGGCTATTTTTTGGCTTGATTTTAGCGCAGCTGCGCTTGTCTAAAAGCTGGGCAGTACAGGTATTACCATTTTCTTATATTTTCTTTTTTCGTGGCACCCCGCTACTGGTACAGATATTCCTAATTTACTACGGTCTGGGGCAGTTTGAAGCCGTCCGTAATTCGTTCTTATGGGAACCGGTGCTCAGCCAAGCGTATTGGTGCGCCATCATTGCCTTTACCCTGAATACCAGTGCTTATTTGGCTGAGATTATTCGCGGTGCTATTCAGGCTATTCCGATTGGTGAGCTTGAGGCTGCGGATGCTATTGGCATGTCAAAATGGCAAAAGCTGACGCGTATTACCTTACCGCGTGCCTTTGGTATTGTGATTCCTGCTTATAGTAATGAAGTTATCTTTATGCTTAAGGGCAGTGCTTTGGCATCAACCATTGCGTTGATGGACATCACTGGCGTTGCCCGTACCATTAGTGCGCGCACGTATACTTTGATGGAACTGTTCTTTGCCGCAGGTATCGTTTACCTGCTGTTGTCTTGGGTTATCTTATTTAGCTTTAGACTGTTTGAAAAGAAAATGAATCGTTATACGACCTATGTACCGCCCGATGTGACGACGCATACTATTCCTTAA
- a CDS encoding DUF3616 domain-containing protein has protein sequence MSDVSNKNLYKYVNEDLDSASNDNVNENLDENLNKRLHDQVDKGLHSTVSEDLKSENLNDTESLTPDLSEKKKKKKKAKLELPAESSVENAVDGEVKAPLGTSKAVETMFRNALRTELDLIALAATKANIMISMNGIIISALMISGAFIFVSSVAFLIPAGMFMFTAAASIFFAILAASPEKAHYFTGFSKWLKALIKREAHFRDLHGFLARANRSSDGEVNLLINKDRMQLTREEYWERMQAMMRDRDETYHAMSDQLYWLGQIAARNGKMLNISYSIFRWGMLFSVLASIFLKALLFFYPAAASDVPPQLDASGMGTLVGVYEPSAVQQLPDGRVLVVEDEEQRAMNIMTVAPDGSLSENAVASLQLTRSFGRKLNDLEGLTADDKGFIYAVTSHSSDTSGKRDPNREQLIRFRVNGNIAGDISDMSTLREEIAKSPVINAAFQARLNTGINIDELDIEGLAYDNSTHSLMLGLRGPMAGKSSVIIPIINSDDIFTNKAAPVFGQPIFLDLNGGGIRSLYFDPVLGMFVIANEINDPAGNKEAQIWTWTGDPKDKPAKVETPELAALKNIEAVDSITANGTIKMIFMADEGDAKKGIHARYVLLDYKKFTQ, from the coding sequence TTGAGCGATGTTTCAAACAAAAATTTATATAAATATGTGAATGAAGATTTAGATAGCGCGTCCAATGATAATGTAAACGAAAATTTAGATGAGAATTTGAATAAGCGTTTACATGATCAGGTAGATAAAGGATTGCATAGCACAGTAAGTGAAGACTTAAAAAGTGAAAATTTAAACGACACTGAAAGCTTGACTCCAGATTTGAGTGAAAAAAAGAAAAAGAAGAAAAAGGCTAAGTTAGAACTTCCTGCCGAATCTAGCGTAGAAAACGCAGTCGATGGTGAGGTTAAAGCACCACTTGGCACGTCAAAAGCGGTCGAAACGATGTTTCGTAATGCGTTGCGTACCGAACTTGATTTAATCGCATTGGCAGCGACCAAAGCCAATATTATGATTTCGATGAATGGCATCATCATTTCGGCATTGATGATTTCAGGCGCATTTATTTTTGTCTCGTCAGTCGCATTCTTAATTCCAGCCGGCATGTTTATGTTCACTGCTGCTGCCTCTATCTTTTTCGCTATTCTCGCCGCATCTCCCGAAAAAGCACATTATTTCACTGGTTTTTCAAAATGGCTTAAAGCACTTATTAAGCGTGAAGCGCATTTTCGTGATTTGCATGGTTTCCTTGCGCGTGCCAATCGGTCGTCAGATGGGGAAGTTAACCTGCTGATTAATAAAGATCGTATGCAATTGACGCGTGAAGAATATTGGGAACGTATGCAGGCGATGATGCGTGACCGCGATGAGACTTATCATGCGATGAGTGATCAGTTGTATTGGCTCGGTCAAATTGCAGCGCGCAATGGTAAAATGCTCAATATTTCTTATTCTATCTTCCGCTGGGGCATGCTGTTCTCTGTTTTAGCATCTATTTTCTTAAAAGCATTATTGTTCTTTTATCCTGCGGCAGCCTCAGACGTTCCACCACAATTGGATGCGTCTGGAATGGGCACGTTAGTCGGTGTGTATGAGCCGTCAGCCGTTCAGCAACTTCCTGACGGTCGGGTGTTAGTAGTTGAGGATGAAGAGCAACGGGCGATGAATATCATGACGGTCGCTCCTGATGGCAGCTTGAGTGAAAATGCCGTAGCAAGCTTACAGCTGACGCGTAGCTTTGGGCGTAAGCTGAATGACTTAGAAGGCTTGACTGCTGATGATAAAGGTTTTATCTATGCAGTGACGTCGCACTCGTCGGATACCAGTGGCAAACGTGATCCCAATCGCGAGCAACTGATACGCTTTCGCGTCAATGGCAACATCGCTGGGGACATCTCAGACATGAGTACCTTGCGCGAAGAGATTGCCAAGTCACCTGTGATTAACGCCGCGTTTCAGGCGCGCTTGAATACTGGTATTAACATTGATGAGCTTGATATCGAGGGTTTAGCTTATGATAATAGCACGCACTCGTTGATGCTTGGTTTGCGTGGACCGATGGCAGGAAAGTCGTCCGTCATTATTCCTATCATAAACTCGGATGACATATTTACTAATAAAGCAGCCCCTGTATTTGGTCAACCAATCTTCCTTGATCTAAACGGTGGCGGTATCCGCTCGTTGTACTTTGATCCTGTTTTAGGTATGTTCGTGATTGCCAACGAGATTAATGATCCGGCGGGCAATAAGGAAGCGCAAATTTGGACATGGACGGGTGATCCGAAAGATAAACCTGCAAAAGTAGAAACGCCTGAATTAGCAGCCCTAAAAAATATAGAAGCCGTTGATTCAATCACCGCTAATGGCACTATTAAAATGATATTTATGGCGGATGAAGGCGATGCGAAAAAAGGCATTCATGCCCGCTATGTGTTGTTAGATTATAAGAAATTTACGCAATAG
- a CDS encoding ABC transporter substrate-binding protein: MSKILIPMLASVAVLTLAGCSNSQDSATPSNTEATETSAATTGEVLRIGTEGAYAPFNYTNADGTLGGFDVDIAKALCADMKVTCEITAQDWDGIIPGLKAGKYDAIVAAMSATPERAQQVAFTDPYFSNTLVFLAKKDSAFDPSKDSDINAHSIAAQRATISSQWFEKAYPKADMKLYDTLSNAFLDLGSGRVDAMISDKLPALQWLGSPSGSNYALKGNEIDINDNFAIAVRPGDALQAKINQSLANIKANGIYDKINQQYFSVPSAANTAANTAQTEPTTDNSNDKDVSTETNTKK; this comes from the coding sequence ATGAGCAAAATTTTAATCCCAATGCTAGCAAGCGTGGCTGTCTTAACATTAGCAGGTTGTAGTAATAGTCAAGACAGCGCTACGCCAAGTAATACAGAGGCTACTGAAACGAGCGCTGCCACAACGGGCGAGGTGCTACGCATTGGCACAGAAGGCGCTTATGCCCCTTTTAACTATACCAATGCCGATGGTACGCTCGGTGGCTTTGATGTCGATATTGCCAAGGCGTTATGTGCGGACATGAAAGTCACTTGTGAAATTACCGCCCAAGACTGGGATGGCATTATTCCTGGGCTAAAAGCGGGCAAGTATGATGCGATTGTAGCCGCAATGTCGGCAACGCCTGAGCGCGCGCAGCAAGTTGCCTTTACCGACCCGTATTTTAGCAATACTTTGGTATTTTTGGCGAAGAAAGACAGCGCATTTGATCCCAGTAAAGACAGCGATATTAATGCCCATTCGATTGCCGCTCAACGCGCTACTATCTCCTCACAGTGGTTTGAAAAAGCGTATCCAAAAGCCGATATGAAGCTATATGACACCTTGAGCAATGCGTTTTTGGACTTAGGTTCAGGTCGTGTTGACGCCATGATATCTGACAAACTACCCGCCTTGCAGTGGCTTGGTTCACCATCGGGTAGCAATTATGCCCTTAAAGGGAATGAGATTGATATCAATGACAATTTTGCGATTGCGGTGCGTCCGGGTGATGCGTTGCAAGCCAAAATTAATCAATCTTTAGCCAATATAAAAGCCAATGGCATTTACGATAAAATCAATCAACAGTATTTTTCAGTTCCATCAGCCGCCAATACTGCTGCCAACACGGCTCAAACTGAGCCTACAACAGACAACAGTAATGACAAAGACGTCAGCACTGAAACCAATACTAAAAAATAG
- a CDS encoding ABC transporter permease, with the protein MFDLQGFGALLLSGATVTIKLAATSVVIGLILGLMGATAKLSNVWLLRKLATLYTATMRGIPELLLVLFIYYGGSMLLMSILKNFGYNDYIEISAFWGGVMALSIAFGAYATEIFRMSIQEIPIGQNEAAQAIGMRPLQTFYRITLPQIWQIALPGLGNLFLVLLKDTALVSVVGLKDIMYQSSRAAQSTQQPFTFYMAAAIIYLGLTMLITGFMMWLEWRANPAARYAKKISRQSTNRQSTIG; encoded by the coding sequence GTGTTTGATTTACAAGGATTTGGCGCGCTATTACTAAGCGGCGCAACCGTCACCATCAAGCTTGCTGCGACCAGTGTCGTGATAGGTCTGATTTTGGGGCTAATGGGTGCCACTGCCAAGCTGTCTAATGTCTGGCTGTTGCGTAAACTTGCGACCCTTTATACGGCGACGATGCGCGGTATTCCTGAGCTACTATTAGTACTGTTCATTTACTACGGCGGCTCCATGCTGCTCATGAGCATTCTCAAAAACTTCGGTTACAATGATTATATTGAGATTAGTGCGTTTTGGGGCGGGGTCATGGCGTTATCAATCGCCTTTGGTGCCTATGCGACTGAAATCTTCCGGATGTCCATTCAAGAGATTCCGATAGGACAAAATGAAGCGGCGCAAGCGATTGGCATGCGTCCTTTGCAAACTTTTTATCGTATTACGTTGCCACAAATATGGCAAATTGCGCTACCGGGTTTGGGTAATTTATTTTTGGTGCTCCTAAAAGATACCGCATTGGTGTCAGTAGTGGGTCTAAAAGACATTATGTATCAGTCATCGCGCGCGGCGCAATCGACGCAGCAGCCGTTTACCTTTTATATGGCAGCCGCAATTATTTATTTAGGGCTGACTATGCTGATTACTGGCTTTATGATGTGGCTTGAATGGCGCGCCAATCCAGCGGCGCGTTATGCTAAAAAAATTAGCCGTCAATCAACCAACCGTCAATCGACCATAGGGTAG